A single genomic interval of Terriglobales bacterium harbors:
- the tuf gene encoding elongation factor Tu (EF-Tu; promotes GTP-dependent binding of aminoacyl-tRNA to the A-site of ribosomes during protein biosynthesis; when the tRNA anticodon matches the mRNA codon, GTP hydrolysis results; the inactive EF-Tu-GDP leaves the ribosome and release of GDP is promoted by elongation factor Ts; many prokaryotes have two copies of the gene encoding EF-Tu) codes for GYRPQFYFRTTDVTGVAELPGGTEMVMPGDNVSLAIELITPVAMEKGLRFAIREGGHTVGAGTISEILK; via the coding sequence GGGCTACCGGCCGCAGTTCTACTTCCGCACCACGGACGTGACGGGAGTGGCGGAGCTGCCCGGGGGAACGGAGATGGTGATGCCGGGAGACAACGTCAGCCTGGCCATCGAGCTGATCACTCCGGTGGCGATGGAGAAGGGGCTGCGTTTCGCCATCCGCGAAGGCGGACACACCGTGGGTGCAGGCACCATTTCGGAGATTTTGAAATAG